A single genomic interval of Sebastes umbrosus isolate fSebUmb1 chromosome 9, fSebUmb1.pri, whole genome shotgun sequence harbors:
- the drd1a gene encoding D(1) dopamine receptor: MDPVNITTVIDSGFMDEAPSSRVLTGCFLSLLILTTLLGNTLVCAAVTKFRHLRSKVTNFFVISLAVSDLLVAILVMPWKAVTEIAGFWPFGSFCDTWVAFDIMCSTASILNLCVISLDRYWAISSPFRYERKMTPRVAYVMISVAWTLSVLISFIPVQLNWHKAQTKSYTPLTGSSRLNVTSYRSTENCDSSLNRTYAISTSLISFYIPVAIMVATYTQIYRIAHRQIRRISALERAAESAKNRHDSITGGSSIAESESSFRMTFKRETKVLKTLSVIMGVFVCCWLPFFILNCMVPFCEQSSGGQAFPCISPTTFDVFVWFGWANSSLNPIIYAFNADFRKAFSILLGCHRLYPGGHNIETVSLNKK, from the coding sequence ATGGATCCCGTGAACATCACGACTGTCATCGACAGTGGGTTTATGGACGAGGCTCCGTCGAGCCGCGTCCTGACCGGCTGCTTCCTCTCGCTGCTCATCCTCACCACCCTGCTGGGGAACACGCTCGTCTGCGCCGCCGTCACCAAGTTTCGACACCTGCGCTCCAAAGTGACAAACTTCTTCGTGATCTCGCTGGCCGTGTCCGACCTCTTGGTCGCCATCTTGGTGATGCCGTGGAAGGCGGTGACGGAGATCGCCGGGTTCTGGCCGTTCGGCTCCTTCTGTGACACCTGGGTGGCTTTTGACATCATGTGCTCCACTGCGTCCATTTTGAACCTTTGCGTGATCAGCCTGGACCGCTACTGGGCCATCTCTAGCCCCTTTCGTTACGAGAGGAAGATGACACCCAGAGTGGCCTACGTGATGATCAGCGTGGCCTGGACGTTGTCTGTGCTGATTTCCTTCATCCCGGTGCAGCTCAACTGGCACAAGGCCCAAACTAAATCCTACACCCCTCTCACTGGCTCTTCGCGTCTCAATGTTACATCTTACCGCAGCACAGAGAACTGTGACTCGAGCCTGAACAGGACCTACGCCATCTCCACCTCTCTCATAAGCTTTTACATCCCCGTGGCAATCATGGTGGCCACCTACACCCAGATATACCGCATTGCCCACCGACAAATCAGGAGGATCTCCGCCCTGGAGCGAGCGGCCGAAAGCGCCAAGAACAGGCACGACAGCATCACCGGAGGCTCCAGCATCGCGGAGTCCGAGAGCTCCTTCAGGATGACGTTCAAGAGGGAGACCAAGGTGCTGAAGACGCTGTCGGTGATCATGGGGGTGTTTGTGTGCTGCTGGCTCCCGTTCTTCATCCTCAACTGCATGGTGCCCTTCTGCGAGCAGTCGAGTGGAGGGCAGGCTTTCCCCTGCATCAGCCCCACCACGTTTGACGTGTTCGTGTGGTTCGGCTGGGCTAATTCCTCCCTCAACCCCATCATCTATGCCTTCAACGCAGATTTCCGCAAGGCCTTCTCCATCCTGCTGGGCTGCCACAGACTGTATCCAGGAGGCCACAACATAGAGACGGTCAGTCTAAACAAGAAATGA